A region from the Leptospirillum ferriphilum ML-04 genome encodes:
- a CDS encoding proton-conducting transporter membrane subunit has product MMTDKLGYLVSALMLVTPWPLLATGLVLGFGANRYPRLYRKVVSASALFALLAAIGSAFAYAAGWRHPATYFSLDLPHGLGVFEINTDVDPLTITMLLLVAFVGVIVTRFASTYMDGDPREGEFHRWLALTLGSFFTLIVVGNLWAFLASWIATSLFLHELLAFYRDRPVAILAARKKYLLHRLADVSLLSAIVLIVRDLHTSDFSGIGPSLLAYHGALPGGLFVAGGLIVFAAILKSAQFPFHGWLIQVMEAPTPVSALLHAGIIYTGAFLVLRTSPLLSFENGARDALVFVGLLSIGLTSLMMITETNIKESLAYSTCAQMGFMLMECGLGLYTVAVMHILSHSVYKAHAFLSSGSVVDHFRAPSLPSASILPSLLRALFGLGVGTGMTFAIGSAFGVAFGQEPALIVLGIILSVAISRLMLPALDMQHAGTARLFLETGVMSAGVCTAYFGLHQLFDAFLGALLPTVPFPQTLFQVFLLAAVALTFFALLLIQQLLPRILERPVWRAVYVHLSNGLYIDILIERLVGPGGPSPKQPLRETPLSKTRQSEVLS; this is encoded by the coding sequence ATGATGACCGACAAACTTGGATATCTCGTTTCAGCGCTCATGCTCGTGACCCCGTGGCCTCTCCTGGCAACGGGCCTCGTTCTCGGGTTCGGAGCCAACCGCTATCCCCGACTCTACCGGAAAGTCGTTTCGGCCTCCGCGCTTTTCGCCCTGCTCGCCGCGATCGGCTCGGCCTTTGCCTACGCGGCGGGCTGGCGGCATCCGGCCACGTATTTTTCTCTCGATCTCCCCCACGGTCTCGGCGTCTTCGAGATCAATACCGACGTGGATCCCCTGACGATTACCATGCTTCTTCTGGTGGCGTTCGTCGGGGTCATTGTCACGCGATTCGCCTCCACCTATATGGACGGCGATCCGCGGGAAGGGGAGTTCCACCGGTGGCTGGCCCTGACGCTGGGCTCGTTCTTCACCCTGATCGTGGTCGGCAATCTCTGGGCGTTTCTTGCCTCCTGGATCGCCACGAGCCTTTTTCTCCATGAACTTCTGGCGTTCTACCGGGACCGTCCGGTGGCGATTCTGGCCGCCCGGAAGAAATACCTGCTGCACCGTCTGGCGGACGTAAGTCTCCTGTCGGCGATCGTCCTGATCGTCCGGGATCTCCACACCTCGGACTTCTCCGGAATCGGCCCGTCTCTTCTCGCCTATCACGGCGCCTTGCCAGGGGGTCTTTTTGTTGCCGGAGGACTGATTGTCTTCGCGGCGATCCTGAAAAGCGCCCAGTTTCCTTTCCACGGCTGGCTCATCCAGGTCATGGAAGCCCCCACCCCGGTCTCCGCCCTCCTGCACGCGGGGATCATCTACACGGGAGCCTTTCTGGTACTGCGCACCAGCCCTCTTTTGAGTTTCGAGAACGGGGCCCGGGATGCCCTGGTCTTCGTGGGACTCCTGTCCATCGGCCTGACGTCCCTCATGATGATCACGGAGACGAACATCAAGGAATCACTTGCCTACTCCACCTGCGCCCAGATGGGGTTCATGCTGATGGAATGCGGTCTGGGCCTCTACACGGTGGCGGTCATGCACATCCTCTCCCACTCCGTCTACAAGGCCCACGCGTTTCTGTCGTCCGGCAGCGTCGTCGACCATTTCCGGGCGCCTTCGCTTCCGTCGGCCTCCATACTGCCTTCCCTCCTGCGGGCCCTGTTCGGACTGGGCGTCGGCACGGGGATGACGTTCGCCATCGGAAGCGCCTTCGGCGTGGCCTTTGGCCAGGAACCGGCCCTGATCGTCCTGGGCATCATCCTGTCGGTCGCCATCTCCCGCCTGATGCTTCCGGCCCTGGACATGCAGCATGCCGGAACCGCCCGTCTCTTCCTTGAAACCGGGGTGATGAGCGCGGGGGTGTGCACGGCCTATTTCGGGCTTCACCAGCTGTTCGACGCCTTTCTGGGCGCCCTGCTTCCCACCGTCCCCTTTCCGCAAACGCTTTTCCAGGTCTTTCTTCTGGCGGCGGTCGCCCTGACCTTCTTCGCTCTCCTCCTGATCCAGCAACTGCTCCCCCGGATTCTGGAGAGACCCGTCTGGAGGGCCGTCTATGTCCATCTTTCCAACGGGCTCTATATCGATATCCTGATCGAACGGCTGGTGGGACCGGGAGGCCCCTCCCCGAAGCAGCCCCTCCGGGAAACCCCTCTTTCAAAAACCCGACAAAGCGAGGTGCTCTCATGA
- a CDS encoding YbcC family protein has product MNPNGLSDARLSQDVESACRRIAPLWPLKNFVAVNPYFGLVDMDFRDADKHLGRILGRGLTMPRAYYRERLAEGRIRQEDLEEALEEAGHPMTLPELERQIRLDEAEPVRRILLLSDVLGNIERKDWSRFVVERISQFSAAFFDEGQAMWTFPWKKSTFYASWLEYAALDKSPWVMGLRGVARKVRELPASAEEAIDWAVRILEIPDEGRVDFFHASLLSVGGWAAWARYHQWQAELGKDREETIRDILAVRLAWDALLFTVRPGPFLSRNWKKALEDLVSLSPPADPDRAVDFLLQGALEIGYQKSLATALASDAPSPRENSRPDGQAVFCIDVRSETFRRALETVAPTVSTHGFAGFFGVLVELLPFGGAVPKGHLPILFNPTYRIREVPSGASEHETHRLVSRRHRRMRLADLWKKFKTSASSCFSYVESFGILSAAKLVGDSLGWSRPVKHPDRKGLRENEYGNLVPSLDGIPESDRPAVAESALRNMGLTGNFARLVLLVGHGSTTTNNPQATALDCGACAGQTGEASARIAAMLLNDPVARRGLAQKGVVLPEDTWFVAGLHNTTTDDVELKDTDTLPPSHREDLRRLEKWLEEAGELARMERSVLLGLREKDTRTVETDIRRRTRDWSEVRPEWGLAGNAAFIAAPRSRTASLNLGGRAFLHDYDWQRDKDFATLQLIMTAPMVVGNWINMQYYGSMVDNLHFGSGNKVLHNVVGGSIGVLEGNGGDLRTGLAIQSLHDGHRWIHEPLRLNVVIEAPQEAIDDVIARHTLVRDLIENEWLFLFRLDDGHRLTRREKNGSWSRRVHDEAPNRETLPLSRN; this is encoded by the coding sequence ATGAACCCGAACGGTCTTTCTGATGCCCGCCTGTCCCAGGACGTGGAAAGCGCCTGCCGGCGCATCGCCCCGTTGTGGCCACTCAAGAACTTCGTTGCGGTGAACCCCTACTTCGGTCTGGTGGACATGGACTTCCGGGACGCCGACAAACATCTCGGACGAATCCTGGGGCGCGGACTCACCATGCCCCGCGCCTATTACCGGGAGCGCCTCGCCGAAGGTCGAATCCGGCAAGAAGATCTCGAAGAGGCCCTTGAAGAAGCGGGCCATCCCATGACGCTTCCGGAACTCGAACGCCAGATCCGCTTGGACGAGGCGGAGCCGGTCCGCCGGATCCTCCTCCTGAGCGACGTTCTGGGCAACATCGAACGGAAGGACTGGTCCCGCTTCGTCGTGGAGCGGATCAGCCAGTTTTCCGCCGCGTTTTTTGACGAAGGCCAGGCCATGTGGACGTTCCCCTGGAAAAAGTCCACCTTCTATGCGAGCTGGCTGGAATATGCCGCCCTCGACAAAAGCCCCTGGGTGATGGGCCTTCGGGGAGTCGCCCGGAAGGTGCGGGAGCTTCCCGCATCGGCGGAAGAGGCGATCGACTGGGCCGTGCGCATTCTGGAGATCCCCGACGAGGGACGGGTCGATTTCTTTCACGCGTCCCTTCTGAGCGTCGGAGGATGGGCGGCCTGGGCCCGTTACCACCAGTGGCAGGCCGAACTCGGAAAAGACCGGGAAGAGACGATCCGGGACATTCTGGCTGTCCGCCTCGCGTGGGACGCCCTTCTCTTCACGGTCCGTCCCGGACCCTTTCTGTCCAGAAACTGGAAAAAAGCCCTGGAGGATCTCGTCTCGCTCTCTCCGCCGGCCGATCCGGACCGCGCCGTCGATTTTCTTCTTCAGGGGGCCCTGGAAATCGGCTACCAGAAGTCGCTGGCAACCGCCCTTGCCAGCGACGCCCCTTCTCCCCGGGAGAACAGTCGCCCCGACGGGCAGGCCGTGTTCTGCATCGACGTGCGTTCCGAAACGTTCCGGAGGGCTCTGGAAACGGTCGCCCCGACGGTGAGCACCCACGGATTCGCCGGATTCTTTGGCGTTCTGGTGGAGCTTTTGCCGTTTGGCGGAGCCGTCCCGAAAGGACACCTTCCCATTCTGTTCAACCCGACCTACCGGATCCGGGAAGTTCCGTCCGGCGCCTCGGAACACGAGACCCATCGTCTGGTCTCGCGTCGCCATCGCCGGATGCGTCTTGCGGATCTCTGGAAAAAATTCAAGACGTCCGCATCGTCGTGTTTCTCCTACGTCGAATCCTTCGGGATCCTGTCGGCGGCCAAGCTGGTCGGGGACAGTCTGGGGTGGAGCCGACCCGTCAAACACCCGGACCGGAAAGGCCTCCGCGAAAACGAATACGGCAATCTGGTCCCCTCCCTGGACGGTATCCCGGAATCCGACCGTCCGGCCGTCGCCGAATCCGCTCTCCGGAACATGGGGCTGACGGGAAACTTTGCCCGGCTGGTTCTCCTGGTCGGTCACGGCAGTACGACGACCAACAACCCCCAGGCCACCGCTCTCGACTGCGGCGCCTGCGCGGGACAGACCGGCGAGGCGAGCGCGCGCATCGCGGCGATGCTCCTGAACGATCCCGTCGCCCGGCGGGGTCTCGCGCAAAAGGGAGTCGTCCTTCCGGAAGACACCTGGTTCGTCGCCGGTCTGCACAATACCACCACGGACGACGTGGAACTGAAAGACACGGACACCCTTCCCCCTTCTCACCGGGAAGACCTGCGGCGCCTGGAGAAGTGGCTTGAAGAGGCGGGCGAACTGGCCCGGATGGAACGATCCGTCCTTCTGGGCCTCCGCGAAAAGGATACCCGGACGGTGGAGACGGATATCCGCCGACGCACCCGGGACTGGTCGGAAGTCCGGCCGGAATGGGGACTGGCCGGAAACGCCGCCTTCATCGCGGCACCGCGATCCCGCACGGCGAGCCTGAATCTGGGGGGACGGGCCTTTCTCCACGATTACGACTGGCAACGGGACAAGGATTTTGCCACGCTTCAGCTGATCATGACGGCCCCGATGGTCGTCGGAAACTGGATCAACATGCAGTATTACGGCTCCATGGTCGACAACCTCCATTTCGGGAGCGGAAACAAGGTCCTCCACAATGTCGTCGGCGGTTCCATCGGGGTTCTCGAGGGCAACGGAGGCGACCTGCGCACGGGTCTCGCCATCCAGTCCCTCCACGACGGACACCGCTGGATTCACGAACCGCTGCGCCTGAACGTCGTGATCGAAGCCCCGCAGGAGGCCATCGACGACGTGATCGCGCGCCACACCCTGGTGCGGGACCTCATCGAAAACGAATGGCTCTTCCTGTTCCGGCTGGATGACGGCCATCGCCTCACCCGGCGGGAGAAAAATGGTTCCTGGTCCCGGAGGGTGCACGACGAGGCACCCAACAGGGAGACCCTCCCGCTTTCACGGAACTGA
- a CDS encoding ATP-binding protein, protein MNDDPTRHRTLPKGALSPVTSAEPFPKEEFPVGIGLFDDQGTVLYQSPSYVEILEGLVVREPGGKSHSFAGTLRLFVSSSGGDGERHARYTAIDPRGDAHILDCSVFPMPPQADGRRHRLLHVQDRTTIDSLARETLVVGRYQKVLGKIAHLAVTGAPIQEVADLAARETARALDVDFCKILIPGDSDPLLHLLAGVGWREGLVGTHVQEGGSHSQAGFAIRERKPVVVLDLDTEKRFSPSKLLAEHGVRSGVSVPMMFQEKALGAMSVHTRALRRFDDREIGFLETVANTFATILERWKREEVQLSLYNRLFAQLQDGVFLTDTRGIILEWNPAMERMSGWSRTEALGRTPRLIASGRQSPDFYGLLWETLRAGKPFTGRFVNHKKDKTEFLVWESISPVMDPDGTIRYFLAILTDLSEREKLLEALRHMEQIKLVGQLSGGLLHEIRNPLIGIGSLADHMTHDQRLPDPLKRQAHLIANEARRIDELLESHLSVLRPKTFDFQPLDLEDLLMEVRSLLQQTLLKARIRFSLEGEKGLPSVEGARGPLHQVFLNLMMNGIEAMPKGGKLSVRLSAMPLQERNGIAVTIEDSGKGIPETLIKKLHDPFFTHGKARGIGLGLTITRDIVDRHAGRLTIENIQTGGVRAVVWIPVKQEGQTT, encoded by the coding sequence ATGAACGACGACCCGACCCGACACCGCACCTTGCCGAAGGGCGCCCTTTCGCCCGTGACTTCCGCAGAGCCCTTTCCGAAGGAAGAGTTCCCCGTCGGCATCGGACTGTTTGATGATCAGGGAACCGTCCTCTACCAGAGCCCGTCGTATGTCGAAATTCTGGAAGGACTCGTTGTCCGGGAACCCGGCGGAAAATCCCATTCGTTCGCCGGGACTCTCCGGCTATTCGTGTCGTCGTCCGGGGGGGACGGGGAACGCCACGCGCGCTACACGGCCATCGATCCCCGGGGGGACGCGCACATCCTGGACTGTTCCGTCTTCCCGATGCCTCCCCAGGCGGACGGAAGACGCCACCGGCTCCTCCATGTCCAGGACCGGACCACCATCGACTCGCTCGCCCGGGAGACCCTCGTCGTCGGACGATACCAGAAAGTCCTTGGCAAGATTGCCCATCTGGCCGTGACCGGAGCCCCCATCCAGGAGGTCGCGGACCTCGCCGCCCGGGAAACCGCCCGGGCTCTCGATGTCGACTTCTGCAAGATTCTCATTCCCGGAGACTCGGATCCGCTTCTGCATCTTCTGGCCGGGGTCGGCTGGCGGGAAGGGCTCGTCGGAACCCATGTCCAGGAAGGCGGCTCCCATTCCCAGGCGGGATTTGCGATCCGGGAGAGGAAACCGGTCGTCGTCCTGGACCTCGACACCGAAAAACGCTTCTCCCCGTCGAAGCTTCTCGCCGAACACGGGGTGCGCTCGGGAGTCAGCGTCCCCATGATGTTCCAGGAGAAGGCTCTGGGGGCCATGAGCGTACACACCCGCGCCCTCCGCCGCTTCGACGATCGGGAAATCGGTTTTCTGGAGACGGTCGCCAACACATTCGCAACGATCCTGGAGCGCTGGAAGCGCGAAGAGGTCCAGCTCTCGCTTTACAACCGGCTCTTTGCCCAGCTGCAGGACGGTGTCTTTCTGACGGACACCCGGGGAATCATTCTGGAATGGAACCCGGCCATGGAACGGATGTCGGGCTGGTCCCGGACGGAAGCCCTCGGAAGAACCCCCCGTCTGATCGCCTCCGGACGGCAGTCCCCCGACTTCTACGGGCTCCTGTGGGAAACCCTCCGGGCCGGAAAACCCTTTACCGGACGGTTCGTCAACCACAAGAAGGACAAAACGGAATTTCTTGTCTGGGAGAGCATCAGCCCCGTCATGGACCCTGACGGCACGATCCGCTATTTTCTCGCCATCCTGACCGATCTGTCCGAACGGGAAAAGCTTCTGGAAGCCCTCCGGCACATGGAGCAGATCAAGCTGGTCGGCCAGCTGTCCGGGGGACTCCTCCACGAGATCCGAAACCCCCTGATCGGCATCGGAAGCCTGGCGGACCACATGACCCACGACCAGAGACTGCCCGACCCGCTCAAACGGCAGGCGCATCTGATCGCCAACGAAGCGCGTCGTATCGACGAACTCCTGGAGTCCCACCTTTCCGTCCTCCGACCGAAGACCTTTGACTTTCAGCCCCTGGATCTCGAGGATCTTCTGATGGAGGTCCGGTCTCTCCTCCAGCAGACGCTTCTGAAGGCCCGCATCCGCTTTTCCTTGGAGGGCGAAAAAGGGCTTCCTTCAGTGGAGGGGGCCCGGGGACCTCTCCACCAGGTTTTCCTGAATCTGATGATGAACGGCATTGAAGCCATGCCCAAAGGCGGGAAGCTGTCCGTGCGCCTTTCGGCGATGCCGCTCCAGGAACGAAACGGCATCGCCGTGACGATCGAAGACTCCGGAAAAGGAATTCCGGAGACGCTGATAAAAAAGCTCCACGATCCGTTTTTCACCCATGGAAAAGCCCGGGGAATCGGGCTGGGGCTCACCATCACGCGGGATATCGTCGACCGTCACGCGGGCCGTCTGACGATCGAGAACATCCAAACGGGCGGCGTCCGGGCCGTGGTCTGGATTCCCGTCAAACAGGAAGGACAAACGACGTGA
- a CDS encoding sigma-54-dependent transcriptional regulator, protein MNVLLVEDEESIREAFAMGLSERGYVVQTAPDGEEGLRCFRTSPPDILVLDMVMPGLSGLEVLQEVRSEDPDIPVIVLTARGTVKDAVEAMRLGAFDFVTKNIDMDELFHSLTNAVRFLSLSREARYWTGKESGRYSLDRMVAVSPRSRELRQNVAGLVGNDRVTVLLQGESGTGKEYMAKVLHYNGPSGDRPFIEVDCPAIPADLFESELFGHEKGSFTGATGRRVGMVELAEGGTVLLDEIGDLPLPLQAKLLRVIEERTIRRVGGGLSFPVNVRFMAATHRDLRIAVREGRFREDLFYRLNVVTLTIPPLRERREDIVPIAELFLHQSTQTFRKTIRRISPEAQDVLRNYDYPGNIRELSNLVERAVLFCSGPQLEVSHFPADLTGKKGASSPNTRLAALEGDREGLHFPFQTGKDTLDSLERRVIEKILQMSGGNKSRAASLLGISRWALDRKLKGNRSSSEVSAEPFSPTGDPKTRRGHPDVSR, encoded by the coding sequence GTGAACGTGCTGCTTGTCGAAGACGAGGAATCGATCCGGGAAGCCTTCGCCATGGGACTTTCAGAACGGGGGTACGTGGTCCAGACCGCTCCGGACGGAGAAGAAGGCCTGCGGTGCTTCCGGACCTCCCCGCCGGATATCCTGGTGCTGGACATGGTCATGCCGGGCCTGTCCGGCCTCGAAGTCCTGCAGGAAGTCCGCTCCGAGGATCCGGACATCCCCGTCATTGTCCTGACCGCCCGGGGGACGGTGAAAGACGCGGTCGAAGCGATGCGTCTCGGCGCCTTCGATTTCGTCACAAAGAACATCGACATGGACGAACTTTTCCACTCCCTGACCAATGCAGTCCGCTTTCTCTCCCTGTCCCGGGAGGCCCGCTACTGGACGGGGAAGGAGTCCGGGCGCTACTCCCTCGACCGGATGGTGGCGGTAAGCCCCAGAAGCCGGGAACTCCGACAGAACGTGGCCGGTCTTGTCGGCAACGACCGGGTCACGGTCCTCCTGCAGGGAGAAAGCGGCACGGGAAAAGAGTACATGGCCAAGGTTCTCCACTACAACGGCCCCTCCGGAGACCGGCCGTTCATCGAGGTGGACTGCCCGGCCATTCCGGCCGACTTGTTCGAAAGCGAACTGTTCGGCCACGAAAAAGGATCGTTCACCGGAGCCACCGGCCGCCGCGTCGGGATGGTCGAGCTCGCGGAAGGCGGAACGGTGCTTTTGGACGAGATCGGTGACCTGCCCCTCCCCCTTCAGGCCAAGCTTCTCCGCGTCATCGAGGAACGGACCATCCGTCGGGTCGGGGGAGGACTCTCCTTTCCCGTGAACGTCCGCTTCATGGCGGCCACCCACCGGGATCTCCGGATTGCGGTGCGGGAAGGACGCTTCCGGGAGGACCTTTTCTACCGGCTGAACGTCGTCACCCTGACGATTCCTCCCCTGCGCGAGCGCCGGGAGGATATCGTGCCGATCGCCGAGCTCTTTCTCCATCAGTCGACGCAGACCTTCCGGAAGACGATTCGCCGGATTTCCCCTGAAGCCCAGGACGTTCTCCGGAACTACGACTATCCCGGCAACATCCGCGAGCTCTCCAACCTGGTGGAACGGGCGGTTCTGTTCTGCTCCGGTCCCCAGCTTGAAGTCTCCCACTTTCCGGCCGACCTGACAGGAAAAAAAGGAGCGTCCTCCCCCAACACCCGCCTTGCCGCCCTGGAAGGGGACCGGGAGGGACTTCACTTTCCTTTCCAGACCGGGAAGGATACCCTGGACTCCCTCGAACGCCGGGTGATCGAAAAAATCCTGCAGATGTCCGGAGGAAACAAGAGCCGGGCCGCTTCCCTGCTCGGAATCAGCCGGTGGGCTCTGGACCGGAAGCTGAAAGGAAACCGGTCCTCCAGCGAAGTGTCGGCCGAACCCTTTTCCCCCACTGGCGACCCCAAAACCCGAAGGGGCCATCCGGACGTGTCGCGCTGA
- a CDS encoding DUF6036 family nucleotidyltransferase produces the protein MNITNIHSLNECLVFAKNQAFPIGLIVIGGVAMELYGLPRGTMDIDAEISCDSDFYEALVHHLKEKGIQFNIGDNIDHWGVVPLPSGYRERARRIFEDHGTEVKILDPLDFIFSKLRRGVAQDMEDALAVARHFALSSQDVSDHTNKVNFPLSDETFLFKKRLRQFLAILEKDSDQQGKNPV, from the coding sequence TTGAATATTACAAACATCCATTCTCTGAATGAATGTCTTGTATTCGCTAAAAATCAGGCATTTCCGATCGGGCTGATTGTGATCGGAGGGGTTGCCATGGAGCTCTACGGGCTCCCTCGCGGAACGATGGATATCGATGCTGAAATTTCGTGTGATTCAGACTTCTACGAAGCATTGGTCCATCACCTGAAGGAGAAGGGTATTCAGTTCAATATTGGCGACAATATTGATCATTGGGGGGTGGTTCCTCTCCCTTCTGGCTATCGGGAAAGGGCCAGAAGGATTTTCGAGGATCATGGAACCGAAGTCAAAATTCTGGACCCTCTCGATTTTATATTCAGTAAGCTAAGACGTGGTGTGGCTCAGGACATGGAAGATGCGTTGGCTGTGGCTCGTCATTTTGCCCTGTCCTCACAAGATGTTTCGGACCATACGAATAAAGTCAACTTTCCCTTGAGCGACGAGACGTTTCTCTTCAAAAAAAGGCTCCGTCAATTTCTCGCCATTCTGGAGAAAGACTCTGATCAACAAGGAAAAAATCCTGTCTAA
- a CDS encoding alpha/beta fold hydrolase, with translation MDEGAGLVNGRERFFELDDGVRGTLEAWGKAGPALVCVHGMTSSRKGWTRLAGRLSGERRVFAYDQRGHGDLADVTGPMTLEQSVRDLEAAVRATGVPVDLLLGHSWGGAVVLPGGPRTGARAVVALDPVIRVRPGTFAADYVEDLRDLMALDRDARIPRIRQMYAKDDPLDREAKVHAMERMSLSALERLGQENGVDEGRWDLRPLLARYPLPLLVLLSGEDSVVDPADRTWLEGLGGYVRIRTIGGAGHNLHRSHLDRVVEEIRAFEKEVGKNPG, from the coding sequence ATGGATGAAGGGGCGGGTCTCGTGAACGGCAGGGAGCGGTTTTTTGAACTGGACGATGGAGTCCGGGGAACACTGGAGGCATGGGGGAAAGCCGGTCCGGCTCTTGTGTGCGTGCACGGCATGACAAGCTCCCGGAAAGGCTGGACGCGTCTGGCGGGCCGGTTGTCCGGTGAGCGGAGGGTGTTCGCCTACGACCAGCGGGGGCATGGAGATCTGGCGGACGTCACGGGTCCCATGACGCTCGAGCAGTCGGTCCGGGACCTGGAAGCGGCTGTCCGGGCGACTGGAGTCCCGGTCGACCTGCTCCTGGGACACTCCTGGGGCGGGGCGGTGGTTCTCCCGGGAGGCCCCCGGACCGGCGCGCGCGCCGTCGTCGCCCTCGATCCGGTGATCCGGGTGCGCCCCGGCACCTTTGCCGCCGATTATGTCGAGGATCTCCGGGATCTCATGGCGCTCGACAGGGACGCGAGAATCCCCCGGATCCGGCAGATGTATGCCAAAGACGATCCTCTGGACCGGGAGGCGAAGGTGCATGCGATGGAGCGGATGTCCCTGTCCGCCCTCGAACGCCTCGGACAGGAGAACGGGGTGGACGAGGGGAGATGGGATTTGCGCCCTCTTCTGGCCCGGTACCCCCTGCCCCTTCTGGTCCTTTTGTCCGGGGAGGATTCCGTGGTCGATCCCGCGGACCGGACTTGGCTGGAAGGGCTCGGGGGATATGTGCGGATTCGCACGATTGGCGGAGCCGGCCATAACCTTCACCGGTCGCATCTGGACCGGGTTGTGGAGGAAATCCGGGCTTTTGAAAAAGAGGTCGGAAAGAATCCCGGCTGA
- a CDS encoding NAD(P)-dependent oxidoreductase: protein MEKQPAFRIGIVGVGRMGSNMALRLQEIGFSIVSVFDHRREAAREVAARTGAVVAETLAEVTAGANVIFTVVGTDREMESLFRESGDSLLQNAGGRIFINCATVSPGLHVEIERRSRARNADSLEASMASSIPQARSGTLYLMVGGKKEVLERVRPVLDALSAEIRYVGPAGQAAKLKALVNMVMNINTAGLAEGLGLADALGLDLAMVREVFSRTGAASRVLETDGADMQNREHDVYFSAAHAAKDSHIALDLAREAGLSLPLARATAGQFDRMVEAGLGEIDKSGVSELTFLSRRPRTLSPGNDHG from the coding sequence TTGGAAAAACAGCCAGCATTTCGCATCGGCATCGTCGGGGTCGGCCGCATGGGGTCGAATATGGCGCTCAGGCTTCAGGAAATCGGGTTTTCTATCGTGTCTGTCTTCGACCATCGGAGGGAAGCGGCCCGCGAGGTGGCCGCCCGGACGGGAGCCGTTGTGGCCGAAACGCTCGCGGAGGTCACGGCCGGAGCGAATGTCATCTTCACGGTGGTGGGAACAGACCGGGAGATGGAGTCCCTTTTCCGGGAGTCCGGGGATTCGCTTCTTCAAAACGCCGGGGGCCGGATCTTTATCAATTGCGCCACGGTGTCCCCCGGCCTGCATGTGGAGATCGAACGCCGGTCCCGGGCACGGAATGCGGACAGCCTCGAGGCGTCGATGGCGAGTTCGATTCCCCAGGCGCGCTCCGGCACACTGTATCTGATGGTGGGAGGCAAAAAGGAGGTTCTGGAACGGGTCCGCCCCGTTCTGGACGCCCTGAGCGCGGAAATCCGTTATGTGGGGCCGGCCGGACAGGCCGCAAAACTCAAAGCGCTCGTGAACATGGTCATGAACATCAACACCGCCGGTCTGGCCGAGGGTCTGGGGTTGGCCGACGCCCTGGGGCTGGACCTTGCGATGGTCCGGGAGGTGTTCTCCCGGACGGGGGCCGCTTCCCGGGTTCTGGAAACCGATGGCGCCGACATGCAGAACCGGGAGCACGACGTGTATTTTTCCGCCGCTCACGCCGCCAAAGACTCCCATATCGCCTTGGATCTGGCCCGGGAGGCCGGTCTTTCCCTTCCTCTGGCCCGGGCCACGGCCGGACAGTTCGACCGGATGGTGGAGGCGGGTCTGGGCGAGATCGACAAGTCGGGGGTGTCCGAGCTGACATTTCTGTCGAGACGGCCCCGGACGCTCTCTCCCGGGAACGACCATGGATGA
- a CDS encoding DinB family protein codes for MNEFERFCSFFDQEVRHTFDYLSLLEPGQWTGIPANSDALFLGSRIQKITVSALVRHLMHTEKTWIGQLKTLAPGGVLPLPGPPAGLDTIADGKDLVEAYRLLHADNLAALARLSPETLTKELVFVDRRYTGMGFLWSVLGHHAYHLGQIDLVMRQQGTEAPEFMEWPETSRIVG; via the coding sequence ATGAACGAATTCGAACGGTTTTGCTCCTTTTTCGACCAGGAAGTCCGGCACACCTTCGATTACCTGTCCCTTCTCGAACCGGGCCAGTGGACCGGCATTCCGGCGAACTCTGACGCCCTTTTCCTGGGAAGCCGGATCCAGAAAATCACCGTTTCGGCCCTCGTCCGGCATCTGATGCACACGGAAAAAACGTGGATCGGCCAGCTGAAAACCCTTGCGCCGGGAGGAGTCCTCCCGCTTCCCGGACCGCCGGCCGGTCTGGACACCATTGCCGACGGCAAGGATCTGGTGGAGGCGTACCGGCTTCTCCATGCGGACAATCTGGCCGCCCTGGCCCGGCTGTCTCCCGAAACCCTGACGAAAGAACTGGTCTTCGTCGACCGGCGATACACGGGCATGGGATTTCTGTGGTCGGTCCTGGGGCATCATGCCTATCACCTGGGCCAGATCGACCTTGTGATGCGCCAGCAGGGAACCGAAGCGCCGGAATTCATGGAATGGCCCGAAACCTCCCGGATCGTCGGATGA